The window TGAATTTGAGTTTACCGTTGATGTTGCGCTAAGTTCAAAGATGCGTGATTTTGCTTTAAAAATTCCGTCTAAGAATAGATTTGAAGATTTTCTTTTTAAACAATTGGTTGAAAATATTCCAAAATCCTATCTTGAATCTTATTCGTTTCGATACGAAAGGACTAAAAAAAAATACAATCCAAAGATTATATTTACTGCCAATGCGCATTGGTCCAGTGATAATTTTAAAATCTGGGCTGCTTTAAAGAGTAAAACCAATCAGTCTAGATATATTTTAACTTCTCATGGAGGTGCTTTTCCGCCTCAGCTATCTGGTTTTGATAGGTTTCAATCAGAAGTAGCTGATAGTAATGTAACCTGGTATAAATCAAGTGAAGTTAAAGATATTCAGCTACCTGCGCTTAAATTATTGGGACGCAAAGCGAAATCCCTTAGTGAAAATTTTTCAATCATTGCTTTGCATAATCGAATTTCATATAGCTATAGGGCTGAATCTGCGCCTATGTCTTCGTTATCTTTAGATACGTTTGATTTAACTGTAGGTTTTATTAACGCATTGAATAAAGATATTTTTGAATCCTTGCGAATCAAAGCCTATCCGACTAGTGGATGGGGACAAGATAACCGTTTCGACGAAATATATGGCTCTAATATATTGTATGGTTCTGAAAATAAGTTAACAGATATATTTGATATCTCAAAACTTATAATTTGCACATATCCACAAACTACTTTTGCAGAAGCAATGGCTACTAGAAAGCCAACTATTCTTTTATATGATGCGAAAAATTGGGAATTTTCTGATTACACTTGCGAATTACTAAACGAAATGATGAATGCAAATATAGTTTTCCATGATCCAATTAAGGCTGCTCACCATATCAATTCAATAAAAGATAATATTGAACATTGGTGGGAAGATCCCATAACGAAGAAAGCTAGAGATGATTTTTCTGATGTAGCATTAGGATACAGAAAGAATGAAAATCCACTTCTTAAATGGGTGTCATTTTTCAGGAACGAAATTAAAGTTTATGACAAAGAGAAAAATACCAAACTCTTTGATTAAAGATGGATTTACATTATTTCTCTATTTCCGCGATTATTCAGAAAATTGAATCATATTTGATTAAATATAATCAAGATAGTAGAATTCACATTTTGTTATCCGGCGGAAACACGCCACTTCCCATTTACAAAAGATTCGTCGATTTGAATATTCCTTGGGAAAAGGTAAATTTCTGGTTAGCAGATGAGCGCTCTTACCCCAAGGATCATCCAGAGAGAAACGAAACGATGGTCAAAGAAGCTTTGGGAACCGGAGTCATAGAATTGTCAGAATTTCAATCTTTTTCTTCAGACAATCCAGAAGATATGGCTAAAGAATATGAAGCAAAACTAGTAAGTGTATCTATATTCCATTTGGCAATATTGGGTATTGGTGAAGATGGGCATACTGCTAGTTTATTTCCAGGAAATAAGTTAGGGGAATCTGACTCTGAAGCTAATGTTATTCCTGTTTTTAATTCTCCGAAAGCTCCTTCAGAGAGAGTATCTCTTTCAATTAAAAGAATCAATGATTCCAAACATATTTTGTTTCTAGTTTCAGGAGATTCAAAACAAAAAATTGTGGATAGAGTTTTAAAGGGAGATGATCTTCCTGCAGCTAGAGTGAGTGGCCGTAAAACCACAGAAATATTGTATTTAAGGGAAAATCAATGAAGGTATTAGTATTTGGTGGATCAGGTTTTCTCGGATCTCACGTAGCAGACGCTTTAGCAGATGCAGGACATGAAGTAACCATTTTCGATTTAGTAAAATCGTATTGGTTGCGTTCTGATCAGACATTTGTTTCTGGCGATTTATTAGATGAAAAGATTGTTTCCGAAATCGTTTCTGGCTTTGATATAGTTTATAATTTTGCAGCACTTGCAGATTTAAACCAAGCTTTAGATAAGCCAGTTGATACAATTCGTATCAATGTACTCGGAAATACTTATATTCTGGAAGCTTGTAGGAAACATAAGGTAAAACGATTCATATATGCAAGTACTGTGTATGTATATAGTCGTGAAGGTGGCTTCTACAGGTGCAGTAAACAAGCGTCAGAAAGTTATATCGAGGAATATCAAAAATGTTTTGGCTTGGATTTTACGATTCTTCGATATGGCTCTTTATATGGCCCAAGATCCGATGAATCAAATGGACTCTATCGTATTGTAAAATCTGCTTTAGAAACAGGGCGGATTACTTATGAAGGAAGCGCTGACAGTTTAAGAGAATACATCCATGTTGAAGATGCTGCCAAGGCAAGTGTTATAGCAATGGGAGATGAGTTTAAAAACCAAAGTGTAGTTTTAACAGGGCAAGAACCTATGAGAGTCATCGAACTTCTTAAGATGCTTGCAGAAATCCTCGGAAGGCCCGATTCAATAGAATTTTTAGAAGGCGATCAAGTTGGGCATTATGTGAGAACACCTTATGCTTATCAACCAAAGTTAGGAAGAAAATACATTCCTCCCATGCATGTGGATCTTGGCCAGGGTTTGTTACAATTGATTGATGAAGTTAGACATATTGCAAATGAATAGAGTTGGAGGAAGCGTGAAGAGAATTATTTTGGAATTTATTCGTAGGGTTTTAAAGATAGTCTATAGTGTATTATTACGCTTTAGAATTGGACGAGAGTTTTTCGATATAATTATGAAAGGCTCTTGGCAAGAAGTTTTGTCTGTAAATCATAACGGCATAAATTTTCAATTTGCCGTTCCTGATTCACTTAATAAGTATCGTGCTGTTACTTTTTCTGAGAAAGAGCCTGAAACTTTGGAATGGATTGATGGGATTGCAAAGGGGTCTGTTCTTTGGGATATTGGCGCAAACGTCGGTTTATATTCATGTTATGCGGCGAAAGCTCGAAATTGTAAAGTTTTTTCATTTGAACCCTCTGTTTTTAATTTAGAATTATTATCGAGGAATATTTTTGTAAATGGATTGTCGGATAAGATCGTTGTACTGCCAATTCCTCTATCAGACAAACTCTCAATAAGTAAATTAAATTTGACAAGCACTGATTGGGGGGGGGCTCTATCTACATTTGGAAAAGAATACGGTCACGATGGAAAAGCTTTAAAGAAAACATTTGAATACCAACTAGTGGGACTATCTATTGATGAGGTAATCAAATTTTTAAAAATTCCAGCACCTGATTATATTAAAATGGATGTAGATGGAATTGAGCAGTTGATACTAGCTGGTGCTAAGTCAACTTTAAAAAATGTAAAAAGTGTTAGTATTGAGATAAATGAAGATTTTATCGAGCAGCGACGGAATAGTGAGAAAATATTAGCTTCTTCTGGATTAAAATTCAAAGAGAAGCGACATGCTGAAATGTTCAATAATAGTATTTTTAAAAATACATATAATCAAGTTTGGGTTAGGTAAATTCTAAATTCACTTAGACATTTCAAACTCATCTTTTGGGATTTTGACGGAGTCATTAAAGATTCTGTCGATGTAAAAACAGATGCTTATATTTCTTTATTTCCGAATGCACCTAGGGAAGTTTTAGAGAAAATTAAATCCCATCATTTAGAATACGGTGGGATCTCTCGGTTGGAGAAAATTCCGATTTATTTGGATTTGGTTGGTATACAACCTACAAACCAGGTGATCACCGAGTATCTAGATCAGTTTGCTAACTTAGTCGTTCAAAAAGTAATTTCTTCTCCTTGGGTTCCTGGCGTGGAACAAACCTTAAAACAAAAACAGAATGATCAGAAGTTTGTCATTGTAACGGGTACACCACAAACAGAAATCGAAGAGATTTTGGTCCAATTGCAAATAAATTCTATTTTTGATCGTATTTTTGGGGCACCGACACAAAAATCGAAAGCGATTGAGTGGGCATTACAAAACTACAATAGCAAAATCGAAGATTCGATTTTGATCGGCGATAGCAAAACAGATTGGTTGGCTGCACAAAAAACAGGCATTCAGTTCCTCCTTCGGGAAACAGATAATAGTGATTTTTCAATTCATTACTCGGGAAATAAAATAAAGGATTTTATAGGTTTCATATGATAGTAGCACTCCTTCTTGGAAGAAAAGGTAGTATTGGTTTTCCTGGCAAAAATACATTTCCCATTATGGGAAAACCATTGGCTTGGTATCCAATGAATATTGCCAAACGAACAAGAGAGATTGACAAAGTTTATCTTTCTACGGACGACCCTGAACTAAAGAATCTGGCTATGCTTGAGGGTGTTGAAGTCATCGATCGTCCTTCTCATCTTGCAACCAAAGAAGCGTTAGGTGAGCATGCTTATCAACATGGATTTTCAGTCATTCAGGAGAGAAATCCAGGGCAGACAATTGAATTAGTTGTATTACTTTTTTGTAATGCAGCGACTGTAACTTCTGATACGATTTCAAATGGTATCAAACAACTAAGAGAAAATAAAGACGCAGATTCGGCAGTGACTGTCTCCAAATACAATATGTGGTCACCGCTTCGTGCACGAAAAAAAGATTTCAATGGTTTTCTTCAACCATTTGTTCCTTTTGAGACCTTTGGAGACCCTAAAACCTTAAATTGTGATCGTGATTCGCAAGGTGATGTTTTATTTGCTGATATGGGAGTATCCATTGTTCGTCCCCAAAATTTACTTCATTTGGAAGATGGAATGCTTCCTCAAAAGTGGATGGGACAGAAAATTTTGCCTCTTTATCAAGAAGCGGGATGTGACGTTGACTATGAATGGCAAATCCCAGTGGTAGAGTGGTGGTTAAACAAATACGGTGAGTTTAGGTAACTAGTATGAAAGAGATAGATCCAAAAGTATATAAGAAACATCACAGTTTTCAGGATTTTAAAAGTCATAAAACTGGAATCATAGAATACCAAAAGGGCAGAGCTGTTCGTGTTTTAAATGAATGGTCAGTAGGAACTCTTGTAACCAATCATCCCATCCATCTAAAGGAAAATTTTAAAGAAACCTTAGCCCAAGTTTTAGCTGATTTAACATCTACCTCTGAAGAAGTTTTATTTAAGATCACTCCTTTTATAGCTGAGGAGATGTACACATATAGCGATGAAGAACTTCTCCGTTTCTTTTATCATAGATACAGATACGATGTATTCCCTCAATTAGAGAAGTTAGACCAATATCCTCCTTATTTGCAAATTGAACCATCTTCCATTTGCAATTATCGTTGTGTGTTCTGTTACCAAACAGATACTAATTTCTTTAAAAAAACAACTCCAGGTATGGGCCAAATGAGTTTGGATCTTTTTAAAGAGATTGTTGACCAAGCTACAAATAATATTGAATTTCTTTCGCTTGCTTCGAGGGGAGAACCGCTACTCGCAAAAGAGATTGAAGGGATGTTGGTATATGCTAAGGATAAATTTTTAAACCTAAAAGTAAATACTAATGCCTCTTTGTTAACAGAATCAAAAGTTCATGCCCTCCTTGCGGGAGGTGTAAAAACTGTAGTTTTTTCTGCAGACGCGGCTGAGGAGCCATTATATAGTCAGTTGCGAGTCAATGGTAAACTAGATAAGGTTCTGAAAAATATAGAAATGTTTCAGAATATAAGACAGAAAGAATATTCTTCAGTTCCTATCATTACAAGAGTATCAGGTGTAAAGGTAACGGAAAAACAGGATATGGATTCTATGGAAAAAGTTTGGGGTAACCTTGTAGACCAAGTAGCATTTGTTAACTACAATCCTTGGGAAAATATTTATGAGGCAAAACCCAATGGTCAAACGAAAGCATGTTCCGATTTGTTTCGTAGAATGTTCATTTGGCAAGACGGATTAACGAATCCATGTGATAGTGATTACAGGTCTACTTTGCAAATGGGAAAATTCCCTGAAAAATCTATATCGGAATTATGGCGGATGGAAAGATATGAAGGTTTGCGTGCTGCTCATAAATCAGGAAA of the Leptospira kanakyensis genome contains:
- a CDS encoding LIC12162 family transferase; amino-acid sequence: MNYPYLVTTAIEETWSFDSQNIFLGEWCKRYERREIYGKLDYQVLPFHWRDREKLSRDFHYLNDLKDRIFSELILRFDEIHLTNFSPRQWRIILEPWLLTYISVLFDRWEIVRMAFEDKDIQYKVVRLNIVKNAPEDFTEFGDEVNTDSWNHVIFNQILDFEYANQVVWENRSFQEKSIKTLRRRGKKTNLLLFVDNLLSFFDRKEKPILFYRAYLSLKQLIIFHLFFFQIPRFYENEFEFTVDVALSSKMRDFALKIPSKNRFEDFLFKQLVENIPKSYLESYSFRYERTKKKYNPKIIFTANAHWSSDNFKIWAALKSKTNQSRYILTSHGGAFPPQLSGFDRFQSEVADSNVTWYKSSEVKDIQLPALKLLGRKAKSLSENFSIIALHNRISYSYRAESAPMSSLSLDTFDLTVGFINALNKDIFESLRIKAYPTSGWGQDNRFDEIYGSNILYGSENKLTDIFDISKLIICTYPQTTFAEAMATRKPTILLYDAKNWEFSDYTCELLNEMMNANIVFHDPIKAAHHINSIKDNIEHWWEDPITKKARDDFSDVALGYRKNENPLLKWVSFFRNEIKVYDKEKNTKLFD
- the pgl gene encoding 6-phosphogluconolactonase; amino-acid sequence: MDLHYFSISAIIQKIESYLIKYNQDSRIHILLSGGNTPLPIYKRFVDLNIPWEKVNFWLADERSYPKDHPERNETMVKEALGTGVIELSEFQSFSSDNPEDMAKEYEAKLVSVSIFHLAILGIGEDGHTASLFPGNKLGESDSEANVIPVFNSPKAPSERVSLSIKRINDSKHILFLVSGDSKQKIVDRVLKGDDLPAARVSGRKTTEILYLRENQ
- a CDS encoding NAD-dependent epimerase/dehydratase family protein, with the translated sequence MKVLVFGGSGFLGSHVADALADAGHEVTIFDLVKSYWLRSDQTFVSGDLLDEKIVSEIVSGFDIVYNFAALADLNQALDKPVDTIRINVLGNTYILEACRKHKVKRFIYASTVYVYSREGGFYRCSKQASESYIEEYQKCFGLDFTILRYGSLYGPRSDESNGLYRIVKSALETGRITYEGSADSLREYIHVEDAAKASVIAMGDEFKNQSVVLTGQEPMRVIELLKMLAEILGRPDSIEFLEGDQVGHYVRTPYAYQPKLGRKYIPPMHVDLGQGLLQLIDEVRHIANE
- a CDS encoding FkbM family methyltransferase is translated as MKRIILEFIRRVLKIVYSVLLRFRIGREFFDIIMKGSWQEVLSVNHNGINFQFAVPDSLNKYRAVTFSEKEPETLEWIDGIAKGSVLWDIGANVGLYSCYAAKARNCKVFSFEPSVFNLELLSRNIFVNGLSDKIVVLPIPLSDKLSISKLNLTSTDWGGALSTFGKEYGHDGKALKKTFEYQLVGLSIDEVIKFLKIPAPDYIKMDVDGIEQLILAGAKSTLKNVKSVSIEINEDFIEQRRNSEKILASSGLKFKEKRHAEMFNNSIFKNTYNQVWVR
- a CDS encoding HAD family hydrolase, translating into MFWDFDGVIKDSVDVKTDAYISLFPNAPREVLEKIKSHHLEYGGISRLEKIPIYLDLVGIQPTNQVITEYLDQFANLVVQKVISSPWVPGVEQTLKQKQNDQKFVIVTGTPQTEIEEILVQLQINSIFDRIFGAPTQKSKAIEWALQNYNSKIEDSILIGDSKTDWLAAQKTGIQFLLRETDNSDFSIHYSGNKIKDFIGFI
- a CDS encoding cytidylyltransferase domain-containing protein, which produces MIVALLLGRKGSIGFPGKNTFPIMGKPLAWYPMNIAKRTREIDKVYLSTDDPELKNLAMLEGVEVIDRPSHLATKEALGEHAYQHGFSVIQERNPGQTIELVVLLFCNAATVTSDTISNGIKQLRENKDADSAVTVSKYNMWSPLRARKKDFNGFLQPFVPFETFGDPKTLNCDRDSQGDVLFADMGVSIVRPQNLLHLEDGMLPQKWMGQKILPLYQEAGCDVDYEWQIPVVEWWLNKYGEFR
- a CDS encoding radical SAM/SPASM domain-containing protein, whose amino-acid sequence is MKEIDPKVYKKHHSFQDFKSHKTGIIEYQKGRAVRVLNEWSVGTLVTNHPIHLKENFKETLAQVLADLTSTSEEVLFKITPFIAEEMYTYSDEELLRFFYHRYRYDVFPQLEKLDQYPPYLQIEPSSICNYRCVFCYQTDTNFFKKTTPGMGQMSLDLFKEIVDQATNNIEFLSLASRGEPLLAKEIEGMLVYAKDKFLNLKVNTNASLLTESKVHALLAGGVKTVVFSADAAEEPLYSQLRVNGKLDKVLKNIEMFQNIRQKEYSSVPIITRVSGVKVTEKQDMDSMEKVWGNLVDQVAFVNYNPWENIYEAKPNGQTKACSDLFRRMFIWQDGLTNPCDSDYRSTLQMGKFPEKSISELWRMERYEGLRAAHKSGNRQIVNPCKGCAVV